The DNA sequence AAGAGGCTCTAAAACACTGCAAGGTAAAGTAGCTCAGGTTCACTTACTCAATGAAGGGGGTGTTTACATATCTATGTTGTAGCTGTCCACATGCAGCTGTTCCATACAGTCTCTGGGTGCTGACGGCTCTGATGAGAACAGAGATGGTGTCTAGCTGACTTTGCTTCTTTCCATCTGGTTTTAGGCTGTATTAAAACTTGAGAAGAACAATTATAATGCCTGGGTGTTCATCGGCCTGGCAGCCAGCGAGCTGGAGCAGCCAGACCAATCGCAGATGGCTTATAAAAAGGCTGTGGAGCTGGAGCCTGAGCAGCTACTGGCATGGCAGGTAAGGTGGGAAAATGTAGTGGTCATAGTCATCAAATGTCTTGGACTAATTATACTCTAAATGCCCCGTACTGAGAGTAAACGTGTATTACTTGAGGCAAAACTAAACCAATTAATTTTCACCTTGATGCTTATTGATTTAGGATGTCTTAATTTCATAATGAAGACTCATATCAACGGTGCCAAAtagatgcatttgtttttaagggCTTGTCCAATCTTTATGAGAAGACTGATCAGTGGGATTTCCAAGTTGAGCTACCTAACGTCTATCAGAAGCTTGTTGAACTGTATGCAAGGTAACGTATAACATGAGAAACCTCTGCAGGATGTTTCCGAATAGTGATGATTTTGCAAGTACTTGCTTGTATCAATCTCCTGGTTGTGGTTTTGACTTGTTTCATGTGTCTGATTTGTGTTGACTCATTCTTCTTATGTTCTCAATCAACAGctctgacaaaaataaatgttatgagACGATCAGAAAGCTGTCCGATATCTATCAGTCTGATAAAGAATATTTAAAGGTATGCGATTTaaaagcatgtgtgtttgaatgaagaaaaatacactgTTTTGTGTCCTTTTCAAACAATTGAATGCATCTGTATGCACACAGTTGGCAAAAGTTTGgctccagctccttcagttgaaggaggaggaggctgtggaCAAGAAAGAGTTACTGCAGCTATGGCAACAGATGACCAAACTCCTCTCAGACTGCCTTAATGAGGAACAGAAGGATTATGAAACTCAACAGCATGTAAGATTTCTCTAAATGTGGACTTTAACTCAGCAGtgtataatgtttttgtttttttgtgtgtgtatgaacacTTTGCAACAAATGCAAGTCCATCGCCTCCTGAACATTTCCAGTAGGTTAGCCTTACATTGTGGTCAGAAGCTCTTATTACTCCCTCTCACTTacagacaaaaatatttttctcaatGCTGTTCTTGaaaaacgttttgtttttgtttttttggtcacCAGTTAATCACAGCATTTGAGAAGACCATGGTTCTCATGGATCCTATACCAGGAGAGGAGCACAAGAAAGTCTCAGCTGACTATGTCAAATGCCTTTCTAAAGTAAGTGTGCCTCATCTGATCATAACCAGCACAGAATTTCAAGGAGAATTAGAATTTgttcatcaaaaatatcaaaagtacagATATTTTCTTAATCAGCTGCTCAACATGTATTTCCCCTTTATGTAGCTGCCACAAgaagaagtgaaaatgaaagaggcATGTGAGTCCATGTTGTCTCTCTACCCCAACGATAGTTATCCTCTTGAAGTCCTTTGTTCTCACTACCTCAACACAGGTAAGAGGCTGTTGTCTTGCTcataaaatctaaaatcaaagAATGTAGTGATTGGTTCACAGATATGCAACTGGTTTGTCCAATAAAATTACACTTTTAGGCATTCAGAGTCACTTGTAATAGAtacaattatgttttttgggAAGGTGTTCAGACTGAGGATGCAGTTAGCTCTTTCTCCCGGCTCCTGGATCTGGCACCAAGCAGCGGATTAGGTCACTTGGGTCTGGGCACCAAAGCACTTCAGGAAGGGAGGTATAAGGATGCCATTAAGGACCTTGCGCAAGGTTGGTTTCTGCACCAACAAAGAATGGATTTTGTTCTTAATGTCACTGTACCTGAATATTTCATACAGATACATATTGaccatgaatatttaaattttGCATGCTATCTTTGCATGATCTCATCACGATCTTCACTGTTTTATCAGGGTTGAAGAAAATGAGCTCCAGCACTGGGTGGTGCAATCTGGCTGAAGCTCAATTTAAAATGCAGAGATACTCAGACAGTGCTGTATCATGCTCACAAGGTATGTTTACTGTGCTGTATATCACTGAAGTTATTCAAAtgacatcacaaacaaaatgcTTTCATGTATCCAGCAAATCCAAAGAATATGTCCATTCAGACTTCATCTGGGGATCAATGAAAAATCAATTGAGGGATTTGTGGAGGATACGACCATCTTCAGAGTGCCACTGTCGTTAACCCCTGAAGCTTATATTGAACTTCACCgtatgtgtgttgttgtgttctgtagGTCTGAAGGTGTGTGCCTCTGAAGACAAGGAGCTGAAGGTCAAACTGCTTAAGCTAAAGCTAGAGGCTTTAGTcaggagtggaggagagaaagcGGCAGACCAGGCATTGGAGACATTTCCACTGGTAATGTGATTGACTactaatctttttttatttcagtagtTCCACAGtgaaaattatgatttttttgtttctgaatgaatatgaatatatatgaatatatgttgCAGTTGTAACCTCGGACATACATGTGTAGTTCCACGAAGTGTtaactattgttttttttctttttttagatcCAAGATGCAGAAAAAGACCCAGTTCTAGTAACCCTTAAAGGCCGTGCATACCTCAACAAGGGACAAATCGATCATGCACTTAAGGTagtaaatgattcatttaatgTGTAATTTTGGCATCTTTTTGGATGGAGCACTGGATAGTATTAAGAGCTTGAGATAGAATTCCCTCAGCTTTTCATGATATATGGAGACTAAGAAAAGGATCTTGTGTCAGACAAAAGATAGGTTGAACATGAGTAAACATTAGTAACAGGTTGAACATAAGTAAACATAAGTAACAGGTTGAACACAAGTAAACCTCTGCCTCTTTTGTAGGTGTCATCAGAGCTGGTGGCTTCTAACCCTAACCTGGCTCAGGGGTTGGTACTGAGAGGACTGGCACAATTGGCTCAGGGCCAGCAGCAGTTGGCAGAGGAGAGGTATaaagtgtttgtatttctttttctgtgtgtttttaatctggATTCTCCATTGTTTTATACCTAATACATTTGTATGGTGCAAAAGGTTTTGATTCTCAGTGAATGTTTCTAacttcctcttctgctcttctGATGTTTAGTTTCCTAAAGGCGGCCagccagagcccagactgtggAGAATATTATTTCTTGCTGGGAAAGCTTTACTGGGACAAGGGAGAAGAGACCCGTAAAGACAGGAGCAAAGCTCATACACACCTGCTCAAGGTTAGTACAGTAACCCTTACTGAAATTTGGCAGTGACTGGGAGACTGGAAGTTGTTTAgataaataatgatgaaaaatattgatGGTCCAGTCTATGAAAGATTAATGTTAAAGGACTTGTTCATGATTACACTTGTGAAATGTCACAATATAATTTTTATTGCCAGAAATTGTCTGAAAGCTTAATTTGTCCATTTCAGGCTGCAAAGTTAGACCCAAACCTTGGTTGTGCATTCCGCTACCTCGGACATTATTACAGGGAGGTGGCAAACGACCGTGCCCGGGCTCGAGGCTGTTATAAGAAGGCCTTTGAGTTGGACAATGATGATGCTGAGTCTGGAGCTGCCTCAGTGGATCTCTGTATGGAGCAGGATGATATGGTCAGTGGAGTTGTTGGTAAAGGGACACAAACTCCAAATTGCCAAAATGTTCATGTATTATTCTGGCATTTTGTACAAGTGCCTCTCTATTGTCTTGACCCTCCCCATGCTCCTTTTATATGTTATTGTGCTTTATATCATCTGCTTCCTCTTTCCTAAATGCTGTAGGACACTGCCTTAGCAATACTTCAGTCGGTGATTGAAAAAGCCACTCCAGGCTCAGCTAAATGGGCTTGGATGAGACGAGGACTTTACCACCTGAAGGTTGGAGAGCATCAGCAAGCTACAGCTGAGTAAGAGTAATAATCACAGACAGTAATATACATTACTTTAGTTCTTTAGCTTTTTCTAAATGATCATAGGAATTTTTAAGAATGTTGTtcaccattttatttttgttcatagTCTGCAGGCAGCTCTGAGGGCAGACCCAGAGGACTGGGTGTGTTGGGAGTGTTTAGGTGAGGCCTACCTAAACCgccggagcttcacagcagctctgaaggCCTTTGGTAAAGCCCATCAGCTTCAACCCTCCTCAATCTACAGTGTCTACCAGGCTGCCGCTATCAAACAGACCCTCGGCAAGTTCAAGGAGGCAGTTGCAGAGTACTTGCAGATCACAGCGCAGCAGGACTATGTTCCTGCTCTTAAAGGTCAGTGGTCATTTTAATTTATCAGTGACCTtcactttggttttgtttgcttaTCTCCTAGTTAAATATCTGAATGTGGACATTAAATCACATTGATATGATCCATTTTTTCAGGTCTTGGGGAGTGCCAGCTGTCTCTGGCAAAGAGTCTAATGGAAGAATGCAGAGATGGGGGAGCCATTGACCTCATTCAGCAAGCAATACAGAACCTCTTCAGGTACTGACTTGTTTAATTTGTAAATCTTAATGTAGAATACCACTTTGTCTGTGATCCATCAGATTGTTTTCAGTGATCCATTCCTTCACATTTCTGTGCCCATCAGAGCTGTTGAGCTGCGTCCAGACCTGTCCTGTTTGTGGAAGCTGCTGGGAGATGCTTGCACCGCAGTCAGCAATGTGTCGCCAAACAGAGCCCAGGTTCTGATGCCTGCCCCGCTGGCGGGTTTAGACCCAAACACTAAGAGCCACACACTGACTCAGGCCCAGACTCTCAAAGTTGGTGAGAGGTATGACTGCAAACAGGTGTACATTCTCTGAGCTGCCTATACTAGAACCACTCTGTCAGTGAATACATTTATAAGTCATCagtgcacaaacaaaaaagttgaCATTATATAGCTTTTCAGGGTATGATAATCTTTAAGTCACCCTTGGATTTGTGCCTATCAAGCATAGAATGTGAACACTGACCAGTAAAGGGATGTTTTTGTCTGCAGATGTTATGCCCGTGCTTTGAAGCTGATGTCTGAGGTCCCCAGCCTTTGGTATGACCTAGGACTCAACTACTTCCGCCAGTCCAGCCTACCCTGCCCTGCAGAGGGAGACCAGAACTCCCCATCTCTGCTCCTAGAAAAGGCCCAGCAGGTGATTGACAGAATCCTGCATTACAACGTTTTTGCTTCTTTCTTCTTGAGTTGGTCTTTTAAGAGttgttttcttcccttttcagtgtttgaaaaaAGCTATCATGATGGACAGCGGGAACCATAGCAACTGGAATGCCTTGGGAGTGATTTCAATGAGAGAAGGTAATAAGATGCTGTAGCTGTCTATCAGATGGACAGACTGACTGGTTGATCAATTTGATTTTAAGTGCAGTATTAACTGTGTCCTCTTAAATAGAttaatttattctgtttatacTTGCTACTGTAAAAGGTTTTACATTGAGATGTCaattcataaatataaatagCATTTCATTGTAGGATGATAATGTtaataactaaataaaacaactaCTATTGATTGATCTGTGTCACAGGATATGATACAGTTTTTGTcttgtcactttctctctctcacatcagGCCTTGAGAACTTTGCTCTGGCTCAACATTGCTTCATCAAGTCCATAGATGTTGAACCAAATGTATGTATTCCATATTCGTTCAGGTGATGAATtgtgttttcagaaaacatTCTCATGTTCTTATGagactttaatatttcattacaGAATGTTGTTGCTTGGACCAACCTTGGGACCCTGTATTTGAAAAAGGACAATATAGAGGTTTGTGTGATCACCTTAAAATAGTTCTATAGGGAACATAAtttaatacatatatacatatatatgtctTAGATATTGTAGGATgatattttctttaacaaaCTCTGGTCTTGTTTTCATAGCTTGCACACAATGCCTTCAAGATTGCTCAGTCACTGGAGCCACTTTATGTCAACTGTTGGATTGGACAGGTACAAAGACTTCTTTATTACATTATCTGTACTGTATATGCATACATTCTGTAAGTGGCACAACGTCAGGCTAATCTAATGGTATAATTAAtaggaaaataataattaggTGAAAGTATTACAATTATTTGGGATGGTGTGAGTGTTTCACAATGATAAGGAATATGCAGGCCATGTAAGCTGGGTGTAGGGCCTGGTAATGTTATTGATGAGTTGCAAAATTTACATTTACGttacatttaaggcatttagcagacgcttgtcaaaagcaacttacagtaagtacatttgtcacaagaagaagaaaccacaacatatcaccatcAGCAAAGTAAGAAATTGAAAGAAATAGCAAAGACCAGAAGCCATCTCCTGTCCTTTTGTGAAATCTTGTGTGTATAAACTTAATTTAGAATTGCAAGGATTTCAAGTTCAGTGGTTGGTAAAAGAAATATGATGTAATTGGCTAAATTATACTGTGCTGAAAAATAGAGCATACAGTTTGATTAGACTGTATGCTCTTGTCTCTTTGACCCcttttgtctctgtcagtctaaataatgttttatctttttgtccTCCTACCAGGCGCTGATAGCAGAGAAAGTGGGAAGCTATGACACCATGGATCTTTTCAGGCACACCACAGAACTCAGCACACATGTGCGTGACCTCCCAAAATCACTGGGGTTGCCATTGTAATACCTGTTAATTATCTGGCTAATAACATCTTTGGCTCAACGTTCTCTATCTTAACGTGGCTTATGGCTGAGAATTtaacagagtgacagagaaagTACTAGTACTAGAAAGTAATTAGGGGTGGTACCACTATGAAACAGAAAGTGTGTATGCCTTTCATCAacattccttcttttttccGCAGATGGAGGGGGTGAAAGGTTATGCCTACTGGGTGTGTTCAACCCTCTTGGATAAGAGCAACAGAGACTCGGAACTGTACCGCTACAACATAGTCCAGATGAACGCCATCTCTGCTGCTCATGTGGCTCTTAACAAGTACACAGGTACAGCATCTacttgtgtgtcattgtgtatGCTGGATCCACATGTCCCTGCATTGTATTTAGGTCATGTTGTTAGAGATGGATGGTGTGTGACATGAAGTTTCTTTTGCATCCTTCTTAGAGAGGATCCAGTCTGATCCTGTTGCCTTCATCATGCTTGGTTACCTGAATGAGcatctgcagctgaagaggCAGGCCCTACGGGCTTATCAAAGGTGTCTGTTTGAATTACACTAACGGACTCCGCAGGCTCACAGATGAGGCAGTGTACCAAGAAAATAATGAGGGATAGAAGATGTCCAAAAAAGTTTAGATGTAAATAAAAGAGAATGGTATATGTCAAAAAGGATTAGGAAATTATAACAATTTCCTAATCCTTTTTGACATATACCAAGttgaaaacagtatgaagtcagaatatttaatgttttagttCATCAACTTCATTGACCTTTGTTAATATGTGCTCATTCTGAATTTGCTGTCAGCAACACATTTGAAACAAGTACAGACATGGACAACAGCAGACTGGAATAATCCACAGTTTAACAGGTTAACAGGTGATAGTCTCATGATTGGGTTAGAAAAAGATGTCCTCAGAAGGCTAAGATGATTGCACCATCTGTTTGCATCTATGTTTTACAGTGTCCTTCTTGGGAGTAAGAGGAATAGAAGGTGCACAATgtaatatatattgttttttacagttcaacttttttcaatttcaactGTCTTTCCTCAGAGCTGTTGAACTGCTTCAGTCCAAGTCCTCCACAGAAGAGCTGGCTTTTGCCTTAGGCAATTATGGCAGAGCTTTATGGTAACATCCTGTTGTCTCATTATCATGTACTTTGACAATGCCTTCCAAATACCCCAAACAAAATCTTTATATGTCCCACTGTGTCTTTTGCAGCACCTTGGGCCAGTTGGATGAGGCGGTGTCTGTGTATAATTCCACTCCGCTGCAGGAGCTCAGTGATCTGACTGGGCTGGCTCTGGCCTGCTGCAGGGCAGGACTCATTGGAGAGAGTGTCAACGGTAAGAAGTGGGGCTTGCACATTAATCAGGTAGTTCATGTGTTGTCATGCCAGAGTGACAGTGAACATACTGTTGTGTTTCAACTTTAGCCTATGAACGTGCCTTGGCTGTGGCTTCCACTGAGAAGGACAAGGCTTACATCTTGACCGCTCTGGCCCTGCTTCAGCACCGGCAGGGTAACATAGACTCAGCCAAGACTCTGCTGTTTAAATGGTGAGTTGTGTAGCGTGATTTAAACGtagttttttgttcttttccactttgtttttagTCCAGGCTAGTATAAGAATACATTGAAAAGACTTGACTCTTACTAGACATGAATAATACAcctttgattaatttattttttgaggtGGTATTATTTTGTGGTAATGCTTTGCGAATAGGGCAATATTATATGGTCAAAGATTTTATGATACCTGATTATATTTTCAAGCTATcatgtttataaatgtttttatttgctttccaGGCAGGGACTGCTCAATTGCTTGTGGCCAAACAGAATTATATTCATTCAAGCGATGATGCCAGAATaccaaacatgaaaaacaaaacatttatgtaaaagGCTTGTGCAAATATTGTAGTTCCctgccttttaaaaatgaagatgtTTAGATGCCTGCTGTTCAGAAGTGTATGATATTGGAGCTTGCCAAAACTATTTGAATGAGCTTTGGAACAatctttaaaacacttttttttgtcaactgCATTTCCATATGATGATAATATATGGTAACACTTTGTCTGCACTTGTTTGCAAGCTATAAGTATTTATGTCTGCTTTTTGTCTCCACAGCTCAATGTTAAAGGAGCCAGTCTCAGAGTCcctgctgtgtttatgtgccCTGGGTTTGGTCCACAGTGATGCTACATTAGCGTCTGCTGCCCTGACAGAACTGCTGAAGCAAGGTTCAGCCTCTGGGGATGTTGTTGAGCAGCGGTGTCTACTCACCTGTGCCTTGCTGGCCCTGCAGGGCAACTATAGTGCAGTTCAAAGAGAGGCTTCCAGAGCTGTACACAGGTAAACTGCATTGTTTTTATGAACTTTTGACGTGCTGCACCATACAATATGCTAATTTGACTGTAAAAGAGATATTTTATAACTCAGGGTGGTCAACCTTCATTTTGACAGTGAAGGCCAGATTAACTGAGCCTTTGGACCTTGTTTTACCTGCACTGTGTGGACAATTGCACTACAGAGTGTAGATAGCTTGATAAGTAGTTTTAATTGCATGTTGCACTGGATTTCCTATCATTAGTTTTGCTGCAGTTTTGTGATAGAAACATACTCATGGGATCCTTTGCGCGACATACAAATTCATCAAAGTCTTTATCCATTTTATCTGTATTATTTACAGTAATCCTGGAAACCCATCTCTGTGGGCCCTGCTGTCAAGAGTGGTACCGCAATACTACCCCAGAAAAGCAAACGTAAGCCTGCATACAAGACATGCATAACATTACAGACATCTCAAGTATGAACCCTGGAAGTCTGTattattcacacacatttaactgagCAGTCTCATAGTCATGTTTGGTGCTCATCGATAGAAAAAAGGCTCATGGTTTTGTCTACTGTGTATTCCAGGGCGGAGCGATGGCTGGTCATGTTGCCTGTCTCTCCAGTATGACTCAAGGAAAGGTAAGAGTAACTGCATTTGTGTTTCAATGGCCttgttctctgtctgtttttacaccTTATTTAACGTCACTGGCATTGGAAATTAAACTTAAAACTAAACTGTGTTATTTTCCCTGAAGTGAATAGTATTTATTCGGTTTTATACTGTAGCTATGCCAACATCCAAAAtactcaacatttttttatacaacacagtaaatattgactgacatttttgtcacagtgtttgTAAATGAAACTGAGCTGGTCTTTCTTGCCTGCCTGCAGAGGGCGTTGTTGTACAGTGGAGTGAACCAACTGGCCAATGGGAGACACTCTGGagaggacaaacacagaaatgcactGAGGACTATGCAGAGAGCTGTACTGCTCTGTCCTGGtataaatatattgtatattttatatgGCATACCTCTGTGAGAACCATTCTTCCACACAATGGTGTCCCTAATATATTCAGTAAATCTAATATCAATCTTTTTGCAGCTTTGTGGCAATAACAGGCCTCTTGTTGTTTATCCATTTTGATAATGTGAAGTTGCCTTACACGTCTGTGTGATCTGAGTCTCCCCTGCGCTCCTTACTTTCAGATGATCCAGCGACATGGGCAGGATTAATGGCTGCctgtcacacagaaaacacgTCGTGTTATCTTTCAGGTTCCGCTCCTTGCAGACAAGGACTGGAGCAAATCCTCATGTCAGTGGTTTCTGAGAAAGGTGTGTGTATTGatgcttgtgtgtttgatggtgtttactattttgtgtgtgtttgagtgtatgCTGATACCTTTCTATATCGCAGTGCGTAATGTTGAGGAGATAGAGCGCCCTCTGGCCCAGAGTCTAGAGGGCTGGGTACTACAACAGTCAGTGACGGGTCTCATGCTGGGAGGACAGGTGGAGCAGGCAGAAGCCCTCTGCTCACAGGTCCGatattaacacacaaacacaatctctATTATTCTTTGAATTACTTCTACGACAGATTAGAGTTGTTACAGACAGAAATTAATGGGGAATTCCGGTATTTTAAACCTAAGCCCAATATTAACATGTCTTGGTCTAAATGATTCATTTGTACCAAATATTTTGGATTCAGTTCAGTACAATccctcagctggcagccacaACATGGCTGCAATGGCTGAAACTTAGTGCTTTGGGTTAACTCCAACTATCAGAGTTACGTTAATGTTAAGTTCTGCTTACAGAAATGATCTTATTGTTTAACAAAAAGGGCTATTACCATAGGAGTGGTTTCTGTGATGTTAATAATTTCAGCCTGTGAGGTGAAAAATCCAGTAATTTTAGTGGACGTAGCATTTTAGGACTATGTTGCAGCCatgttgttgaaaacatttgttacACAGGAATCAATTACAcatgaaacatgtaaataaagggTCCAGGTTGTACAATAACAAAATTCcccttaaaaaacacagatgatgtgATACAAGTTACATTCAGTTTTTTCTGATGTTGcgcctttttttgttgtgtacCTCATGCTCTCCTTTTGTTCCAGGTACTGAGTGTGTCTCCAGAACACCCAgcagtgctgctgtcactgagaCAGGTGCAGTGCCATCGCCTCCTTGCTTCCAGTGGTGGTACCGTCCTACCAGAGTCTGTGCTGGAGCAACTAAACAAC is a window from the Acanthopagrus latus isolate v.2019 chromosome 5, fAcaLat1.1, whole genome shotgun sequence genome containing:
- the ttc37 gene encoding tetratricopeptide repeat protein 37 isoform X1; translated protein: MSSKEVKTALKSAREAIKNKEFKEALKHCKAVLKLEKNNYNAWVFIGLAASELEQPDQSQMAYKKAVELEPEQLLAWQGLSNLYEKTDQWDFQVELPNVYQKLVELYASSDKNKCYETIRKLSDIYQSDKEYLKLAKVWLQLLQLKEEEAVDKKELLQLWQQMTKLLSDCLNEEQKDYETQQHLITAFEKTMVLMDPIPGEEHKKVSADYVKCLSKLPQEEVKMKEACESMLSLYPNDSYPLEVLCSHYLNTGVQTEDAVSSFSRLLDLAPSSGLGHLGLGTKALQEGRYKDAIKDLAQGLKKMSSSTGWCNLAEAQFKMQRYSDSAVSCSQGLKVCASEDKELKVKLLKLKLEALVRSGGEKAADQALETFPLIQDAEKDPVLVTLKGRAYLNKGQIDHALKVSSELVASNPNLAQGLVLRGLAQLAQGQQQLAEESFLKAASQSPDCGEYYFLLGKLYWDKGEETRKDRSKAHTHLLKAAKLDPNLGCAFRYLGHYYREVANDRARARGCYKKAFELDNDDAESGAASVDLCMEQDDMDTALAILQSVIEKATPGSAKWAWMRRGLYHLKVGEHQQATADLQAALRADPEDWVCWECLGEAYLNRRSFTAALKAFGKAHQLQPSSIYSVYQAAAIKQTLGKFKEAVAEYLQITAQQDYVPALKGLGECQLSLAKSLMEECRDGGAIDLIQQAIQNLFRAVELRPDLSCLWKLLGDACTAVSNVSPNRAQVLMPAPLAGLDPNTKSHTLTQAQTLKVGERCYARALKLMSEVPSLWYDLGLNYFRQSSLPCPAEGDQNSPSLLLEKAQQCLKKAIMMDSGNHSNWNALGVISMREGLENFALAQHCFIKSIDVEPNNVVAWTNLGTLYLKKDNIELAHNAFKIAQSLEPLYVNCWIGQALIAEKVGSYDTMDLFRHTTELSTHMEGVKGYAYWVCSTLLDKSNRDSELYRYNIVQMNAISAAHVALNKYTERIQSDPVAFIMLGYLNEHLQLKRQALRAYQRAVELLQSKSSTEELAFALGNYGRALCTLGQLDEAVSVYNSTPLQELSDLTGLALACCRAGLIGESVNAYERALAVASTEKDKAYILTALALLQHRQGNIDSAKTLLFKCSMLKEPVSESLLCLCALGLVHSDATLASAALTELLKQGSASGDVVEQRCLLTCALLALQGNYSAVQREASRAVHSNPGNPSLWALLSRVVPQYYPRKANGGAMAGHVACLSSMTQGKRALLYSGVNQLANGRHSGEDKHRNALRTMQRAVLLCPDDPATWAGLMAACHTENTSCYLSGSAPCRQGLEQILMSVVSEKVRNVEEIERPLAQSLEGWVLQQSVTGLMLGGQVEQAEALCSQVLSVSPEHPAVLLSLRQVQCHRLLASSGGTVLPESVLEQLNNAVIMNPTNLGAWHWLAEVYRSQGLLVQAVMAYRQSLQLASQLGLHSSQVASLLRLALLALGPCMAGVPRKDWTDLILEATTEVLKLGSSPMALLFQALLQYLTKMAARETRRLLERLVYVPSQEFPVTVVQVASWYLLRHLHAKNDQELMNVLLQHAKMNGDHRLLNFYSLVASSSS